A single Bosea sp. PAMC 26642 DNA region contains:
- the iolE gene encoding myo-inosose-2 dehydratase — translation MPIRIGANPIGWSNDDLQEIGGATSLETCLAEAKEAGFVGMELGHKFPREPAALKAALEPFGMACISGWYSAELLLRDADAEMTHLRPHLDLLKAMGSTVLVFAETSNAIHGDRSKPLSQRPILKASEWARFGERMTQVAERTWAEGVRLVYHHHMGTVVESEADIDALMASTGDAVHLLLDTGHATWGGADPAVLAARYRERISHVHAKDVRKAVMAQAATGNWSFLDAVLGKGDELGVYTVPGDGVVDYPAVFRALPGYSGWVVVEAEQDPEKAHPLTYAKKGVAHLKQSLKEAGLI, via the coding sequence ATGCCTATCCGCATCGGCGCCAACCCCATCGGCTGGTCGAACGACGATCTTCAGGAGATCGGCGGGGCGACCTCGCTCGAAACCTGTCTTGCCGAGGCAAAGGAGGCCGGCTTCGTCGGCATGGAGCTCGGCCACAAGTTTCCGCGCGAGCCTGCGGCTCTGAAAGCGGCTCTCGAACCGTTCGGAATGGCCTGCATCTCGGGCTGGTATTCGGCCGAACTGCTGCTGCGCGATGCCGATGCGGAGATGACGCATCTGCGGCCGCATCTCGACCTGCTCAAGGCGATGGGCTCGACCGTGCTGGTCTTCGCCGAGACCTCGAACGCGATCCATGGCGACCGGTCGAAGCCGCTATCGCAGCGGCCGATCCTGAAGGCGAGCGAGTGGGCGCGCTTCGGCGAGCGGATGACGCAGGTGGCCGAACGGACATGGGCCGAGGGCGTCCGGCTGGTCTATCACCATCACATGGGAACCGTGGTCGAGAGCGAGGCCGATATCGACGCCCTGATGGCTTCGACCGGCGATGCGGTGCATCTGCTGCTAGACACCGGCCACGCGACCTGGGGCGGGGCCGATCCGGCCGTGCTGGCGGCGCGCTATCGCGAGCGGATCAGCCATGTCCATGCCAAGGACGTGCGCAAGGCGGTGATGGCGCAGGCGGCGACCGGAAACTGGAGCTTCCTCGACGCCGTGCTGGGCAAGGGCGATGAACTCGGCGTCTACACCGTGCCGGGCGACGGCGTGGTCGACTATCCGGCGGTGTTTCGGGCGCTGCCCGGCTATTCCGGCTGGGTCGTGGTCGAGGCCGAGCAGGATCCGGAGAAAGCGCACCCGCTGACCTATGCCAAGAAGGGCGTCGCCCATCTCAAGCAGAGCCTGAAGGAGGCCGGGCTGATCTAA
- the iolD gene encoding 3D-(3,5/4)-trihydroxycyclohexane-1,2-dione acylhydrolase (decyclizing) → MGTIRLTMAQALVRALGQQKTVIDGETLPLFAGVWAIFGHGNVAGLGEALHGARDTLQTFRAHNEQAMAHAAIAFAKASRRRRMMAVTSSIGPGATNMVTAAAVAHVNRLPVLLLPGDVFASRRPDPVLQQIEDFGDGTVSANDCFRPVSRYFDRLTRPEQLIPAFERAMTVLTDPAECGPVTLALCQDVQTEAFDYPESLFAERVWSPRRPRPDEAELAEAVALIRAAKRPYVVAGGGVLYSEAETQLAAFCAAHGVPAGETQAGKSALPHGHPLNLGAIGVTGTGAANALAQEADLVLAVGTRLQDFTTGSRSLFSNPDCRIVGLNLQAFDAAKHKAQPLVCDARAGLAELTRALSGYRAPAGWTAQAQAARTDWLTTAARYTAPGNQPLPSDAQVVGAVQRWSEPSDVVLCAAGGLPGELHKLWQAGAAGGYHMEYGFSCMGYEIAGGLGVKMADPAREVVVMVGDGSYLMMNSEIATSVMLGLKLTIVVLDNRGFGCINRLQNATGGAPFNNLLADSRHETLPAIDFAAHAASLGAIARKVGNLAELDAALAESRSHKRTSVVVIDTDPALSTDAGGHWWEVAVPEVSERAQVVDARERYEDALRKRL, encoded by the coding sequence ATGGGCACGATCAGGCTCACCATGGCGCAGGCGCTCGTCAGGGCGCTCGGCCAACAGAAGACCGTCATCGACGGCGAGACCCTGCCGCTGTTCGCGGGCGTCTGGGCGATCTTCGGACACGGCAACGTCGCGGGGCTGGGCGAGGCGCTGCATGGCGCGCGCGACACGCTGCAGACCTTCCGCGCCCATAACGAGCAGGCGATGGCGCATGCGGCGATCGCCTTCGCAAAGGCGTCGCGCCGGCGTCGGATGATGGCGGTGACGAGTTCGATCGGCCCGGGCGCGACCAACATGGTCACGGCCGCCGCCGTCGCCCATGTCAACCGGTTGCCGGTACTGCTGTTGCCGGGCGATGTCTTTGCGAGCCGCCGGCCCGACCCGGTGCTGCAGCAGATCGAGGATTTCGGCGACGGCACCGTCTCGGCCAATGACTGCTTCAGGCCGGTCTCGCGCTATTTCGACCGACTGACGCGGCCCGAGCAGCTGATCCCTGCCTTCGAGCGGGCCATGACCGTGCTGACCGACCCGGCCGAATGCGGGCCGGTGACGCTGGCGCTGTGCCAGGATGTCCAGACGGAAGCCTTCGATTATCCCGAAAGCCTCTTCGCCGAACGGGTCTGGAGCCCGCGCCGGCCGCGTCCCGACGAGGCCGAACTGGCGGAGGCGGTCGCGCTGATCAGGGCGGCGAAGAGACCTTACGTCGTGGCCGGCGGCGGCGTGCTCTACAGCGAGGCCGAAACGCAGCTTGCCGCATTCTGCGCGGCGCATGGCGTTCCCGCCGGCGAGACGCAGGCCGGAAAGAGCGCCCTGCCCCACGGCCACCCGCTGAATCTTGGCGCGATCGGCGTGACCGGGACCGGCGCGGCCAATGCGCTGGCGCAGGAGGCGGATCTGGTCCTCGCCGTCGGCACGCGGCTGCAGGATTTTACCACGGGATCGCGCTCGCTCTTTTCCAACCCGGACTGCAGGATCGTCGGGCTGAACCTGCAAGCTTTCGATGCCGCCAAGCACAAGGCGCAGCCCCTGGTCTGCGACGCGCGGGCCGGGCTCGCCGAACTGACGCGCGCGCTTTCGGGATATCGCGCACCGGCGGGCTGGACCGCGCAAGCGCAGGCCGCGCGCACCGATTGGCTCACAACGGCGGCGCGCTATACCGCGCCGGGCAACCAGCCTTTGCCGAGCGATGCGCAGGTGGTCGGCGCCGTGCAGCGCTGGAGTGAACCGTCGGATGTCGTGCTCTGCGCAGCCGGCGGCCTGCCGGGCGAGTTGCACAAGCTTTGGCAGGCGGGCGCAGCCGGCGGCTACCATATGGAATACGGCTTCTCTTGCATGGGCTACGAGATCGCGGGCGGGCTCGGCGTCAAGATGGCCGACCCGGCGCGCGAGGTCGTCGTCATGGTCGGCGACGGCTCCTATCTGATGATGAATTCCGAGATCGCGACCTCGGTGATGCTGGGCCTGAAGCTCACCATCGTCGTGCTCGACAATCGCGGCTTCGGCTGCATCAACCGGCTGCAGAATGCGACAGGGGGAGCACCCTTCAACAACCTGCTCGCCGACAGCCGCCACGAGACGCTGCCGGCGATCGATTTCGCGGCCCATGCCGCCTCGCTCGGCGCGATCGCGCGCAAGGTCGGAAACCTCGCCGAACTCGACGCCGCGCTGGCCGAGAGCCGGTCGCATAAGCGCACCAGCGTCGTCGTGATCGACACCGACCCGGCTCTTTCGACCGATGCCGGCGGGCATTGGTGGGAGGTGGCCGTGCCGGAGGTTTCTGAGCGGGCGCAGGTTGTCGATGCACGCGAGCGTTATGAAGACGCGCTGCGCAAGCGCCTATGA
- a CDS encoding LysR family transcriptional regulator, with translation MNLATKTLAWDDFRLIKAIAETRALPAAATSLGLNHSTVFRRLGQIEEAIGLKLFERHRSGYVATPAGEEMTLLAERFDSDISAFAIRLAGQEIKPAGELRVTTNDTLLVDLLTPIFAAFLAQCPDIRLDLLLSNQSLNLSKRDADVAIRATDRPPETLVGRRAARIAWALYGRASDFVGETDAGIEALWGRNWVSLGDQFTGLKAVKYLAEHVAPERIVYKVNTVLGLAEAVEAGIGIGFLPCFIADTKPGLIRLAAPDPGFSADLWLLTHPDLRHSPRVRLFLDFVAAEIGRLKPLIEGGKGISATVV, from the coding sequence ATGAACCTTGCGACGAAGACGCTGGCCTGGGACGACTTCCGACTGATCAAGGCGATCGCCGAAACACGCGCCTTGCCGGCAGCAGCGACCTCGCTCGGGCTGAACCATTCGACGGTGTTCCGCCGCCTCGGCCAGATCGAGGAGGCGATCGGCCTGAAGCTGTTCGAGCGCCATCGCAGCGGCTATGTCGCAACGCCAGCCGGCGAGGAGATGACGCTGCTCGCAGAGCGCTTCGACAGCGACATCAGCGCTTTCGCGATCAGGCTCGCCGGCCAGGAGATCAAGCCGGCCGGCGAATTGCGCGTCACCACCAACGACACGCTGCTGGTGGATCTGCTCACGCCGATCTTCGCCGCCTTCCTCGCGCAATGTCCCGATATCCGGCTCGACCTGTTGCTCAGCAACCAGTCTCTCAATCTTTCCAAGCGCGATGCGGATGTCGCGATCCGCGCCACCGACCGCCCGCCGGAGACGCTGGTCGGCCGCCGCGCCGCCCGCATCGCCTGGGCGCTCTATGGTCGCGCTTCCGATTTTGTCGGTGAGACGGATGCTGGGATCGAGGCGCTGTGGGGCCGCAACTGGGTCTCGCTCGGCGATCAGTTCACCGGCCTCAAGGCGGTCAAATACCTTGCCGAGCATGTCGCGCCCGAGCGCATCGTCTATAAGGTCAACACCGTGCTCGGGCTGGCGGAGGCGGTGGAGGCGGGCATCGGCATCGGCTTCCTGCCCTGCTTCATCGCCGACACGAAACCCGGCCTGATCCGGCTGGCGGCGCCCGATCCCGGCTTCTCGGCCGATCTCTGGCTCCTGACCCATCCCGATCTGAGGCATTCGCCCCGCGTGCGGCTGTTCCTCGACTTCGTCGCAGCCGAGATCGGCCGGCTGAAGCCGCTGATCGAGGGCGGGAAGGGGATTTCGGCGACGGTCGTTTGA
- a CDS encoding bifunctional 5-dehydro-2-deoxygluconokinase/5-dehydro-2-deoxyphosphogluconate aldolase, translating to MSTSLAPALDVIAIGRSSVDLYGQQIGGRLEDMGSFVKAVGGCPTNIAIGTARLGLQSAVITRVGDEQMGRFILEQLAREGVETKGVVTDPTRLTALVILGVRDEKTFPLIFYRTDCADAALAESEIDEAFIASAKAIVVTGTHFAMPGPAAAQKKAIALARQHGRKVVFDVDYRPNLWGLAGHAAGEERYVRSDDVTRHLQQILPDCDLVVGTEEELHAAGGSEDTLAAIRTIRGLSSATIVCKRGPMGCVVFPGAIPGSIEDGVKGPGFPVEVYNVLGAGDAFMSGFLRGWLRDEPIETCCAWANACGAFAVSRLLCSPESPTFPELQYFLKHGSPYRALRNDIEINHIHWTTTRRPQSPAIMALAIDHRSQLEEMADAAGALREQIAAFKTLAVAAAARVAAGRPGFGMLIDGSHGREALFQAGDHGFWIARPLELPGSRPLALETDVTGSLGASLAEWPVDHVAKCLCFYHPDDEPAMKAAQEAVLKRVALACRQVGRELLVEIIVSKHGLLGDDTTATVMERLYAIGIRPDWWKLEGQPSAAAWEAIDAVIARRDPACRGVLLLGLDAPEEIVVQAFRDSAAAATVKGFAVGRTIFGEVARDWLSGAIDDEAATAMMAQRFGRLVEAWKAR from the coding sequence ATGTCGACCTCCCTCGCTCCTGCTCTGGACGTGATCGCCATCGGCCGATCTTCGGTCGATCTCTACGGCCAGCAGATCGGCGGCCGGCTCGAGGATATGGGCTCCTTCGTCAAGGCTGTCGGCGGCTGCCCGACCAACATCGCCATCGGCACGGCGCGGCTCGGCCTGCAATCGGCGGTGATCACCCGCGTCGGTGACGAGCAGATGGGGCGCTTCATCCTCGAACAGCTTGCGCGAGAGGGCGTCGAAACGAAGGGCGTCGTCACCGACCCGACGCGCCTGACCGCGCTGGTGATCCTGGGCGTGCGCGACGAAAAGACCTTTCCGCTGATCTTCTACCGGACCGATTGCGCCGACGCGGCGCTGGCGGAGAGCGAGATCGACGAGGCCTTCATCGCATCGGCCAAGGCGATCGTCGTCACGGGCACTCATTTCGCCATGCCCGGCCCCGCCGCCGCGCAGAAGAAGGCGATTGCGCTGGCCCGCCAGCATGGCCGCAAAGTCGTGTTCGATGTCGACTACCGTCCGAACCTCTGGGGCCTGGCCGGCCACGCCGCGGGCGAGGAGCGCTATGTTCGCTCCGACGACGTCACACGCCATCTCCAGCAGATCCTTCCTGATTGCGACCTCGTCGTCGGCACGGAAGAGGAACTCCACGCCGCCGGCGGCTCGGAAGACACGCTTGCGGCCATCCGCACGATCCGCGGCCTGAGTTCCGCGACCATCGTCTGCAAACGCGGGCCGATGGGCTGCGTGGTGTTTCCCGGCGCCATCCCCGGCTCGATCGAGGACGGCGTCAAGGGACCGGGCTTCCCGGTCGAGGTCTACAATGTGCTCGGCGCTGGCGATGCCTTCATGTCGGGCTTCCTGCGCGGCTGGCTGCGCGACGAGCCCATCGAGACCTGTTGCGCCTGGGCCAATGCCTGCGGCGCCTTTGCGGTATCGCGGCTGCTGTGCTCGCCCGAGAGCCCGACCTTTCCGGAATTGCAGTATTTCCTGAAACACGGCTCGCCGTATCGCGCGCTGCGCAACGATATCGAGATCAATCACATCCATTGGACGACGACGCGGCGGCCGCAATCGCCCGCGATCATGGCGCTCGCCATCGACCATCGCTCCCAGCTGGAGGAGATGGCCGACGCCGCAGGGGCCCTGCGCGAACAGATCGCGGCCTTCAAGACGCTGGCCGTCGCGGCCGCCGCGCGCGTTGCGGCCGGACGACCCGGCTTCGGCATGCTGATCGACGGCAGCCATGGCCGCGAGGCGCTGTTTCAGGCCGGCGACCACGGCTTCTGGATCGCGCGGCCGCTCGAACTGCCCGGCTCGCGCCCGCTGGCATTGGAGACCGACGTGACAGGCTCGCTCGGCGCGAGCCTCGCCGAATGGCCGGTCGATCATGTCGCGAAGTGCCTTTGCTTCTACCATCCCGACGACGAGCCCGCGATGAAGGCTGCGCAGGAGGCGGTGCTGAAGCGCGTCGCGCTGGCCTGCCGGCAGGTCGGGCGGGAGCTGCTGGTCGAGATCATCGTTTCGAAGCACGGCCTGCTCGGCGACGACACCACGGCCACGGTGATGGAGCGGCTCTATGCCATCGGGATCAGGCCCGACTGGTGGAAGCTGGAGGGCCAGCCCTCGGCCGCCGCCTGGGAGGCGATCGACGCCGTGATCGCGCGGCGCGACCCGGCCTGCCGCGGCGTGCTGTTGCTCGGGCTCGATGCGCCTGAAGAGATCGTCGTGCAAGCATTTCGCGATTCCGCTGCGGCCGCCACGGTCAAGGGATTCGCCGTCGGGCGCACGATCTTCGGCGAGGTGGCGCGCGACTGGCTGTCGGGCGCGATCGACGACGAGGCCGCGACCGCGATGATGGCGCAGCGCTTCGGCCGGCTGGTCGAAGCCTGGAAGGCGCGGTAG
- a CDS encoding DoxX family protein, which produces MIDNRLAPYGALALRVALGLMFIAHAYLKLVIFTPAGFAGFLGQVGLPAFLAWPIILAELLGGLAILTGFYGRYVSLLLLPVLLGALMVHAPNGWVFKAPNGGWEYPAFLALAALAHGLIGDGALALKPARLAWAGTPVSA; this is translated from the coding sequence ATGATCGACAATCGCCTCGCCCCTTACGGCGCGCTGGCCTTGCGCGTCGCGCTCGGCCTGATGTTCATCGCCCACGCCTATCTCAAGCTCGTGATCTTCACGCCCGCCGGCTTTGCCGGCTTCCTTGGACAGGTCGGCCTGCCGGCGTTCCTTGCCTGGCCGATCATCCTGGCCGAGCTTCTCGGCGGCCTCGCCATCCTGACCGGCTTCTACGGCCGCTATGTCTCGCTGCTGCTGCTGCCGGTGCTGCTCGGCGCCCTGATGGTTCATGCCCCCAATGGCTGGGTCTTCAAGGCCCCCAATGGCGGCTGGGAGTACCCGGCTTTCCTGGCGCTCGCAGCGCTCGCCCATGGCCTGATCGGCGACGGCGCCTTAGCGCTGAAGCCGGCACGCCTTGCCTGGGCGGGCACGCCCGTCTCGGCCTGA
- the iolB gene encoding 5-deoxy-glucuronate isomerase: MSKLLIKPCAPDTEGCIHEVTPQSAGWSHVGFAVHRLTDGQSLSRETGDREICLVLLSGKVAASAGGAEFGVIGGRNSPFEPDPWSLYVPAGSSWRVTAQGPCEFAICSAPGKPGREPRLIAPGRVECLTRGSGTNTRHVRNILPETELADGLLVVEVITPSGSWSSYPPHKHDRDALPQESLLEETYYHRLSPPQGFALQRVYTDDRSLDETLAAEDGDVVLVPKGYHPVAAPHGYELYYLNVMAGPKRVWKFANDPAHEWMLSRPAS, from the coding sequence ATGTCGAAACTTCTCATCAAACCCTGCGCTCCCGATACTGAGGGCTGCATCCATGAGGTCACGCCGCAATCGGCCGGCTGGAGCCATGTCGGGTTCGCCGTCCACCGGCTGACCGACGGCCAGAGCCTGTCGCGCGAGACAGGCGACCGGGAAATCTGCCTCGTGCTGCTCTCTGGCAAGGTCGCCGCCAGCGCCGGCGGGGCGGAGTTCGGCGTAATCGGCGGACGCAATTCGCCCTTCGAGCCCGATCCGTGGTCGCTCTATGTGCCGGCGGGCTCGTCCTGGCGCGTCACGGCGCAGGGGCCTTGCGAATTCGCGATCTGCTCGGCGCCGGGCAAACCGGGGCGCGAGCCGCGCCTGATAGCGCCCGGCCGAGTCGAATGCCTGACGCGCGGCAGCGGCACCAACACCCGCCATGTCCGCAACATCCTGCCCGAGACCGAGCTCGCGGACGGATTGCTGGTCGTCGAGGTGATCACGCCCTCCGGCAGCTGGTCGAGCTATCCGCCGCACAAGCACGACCGGGACGCTCTGCCACAGGAATCTCTGCTGGAGGAGACCTATTACCATCGGCTCTCGCCGCCGCAGGGCTTTGCCCTGCAGCGCGTCTATACAGACGACCGCTCGCTCGACGAGACGCTTGCGGCTGAGGATGGCGATGTCGTTCTGGTGCCGAAGGGCTACCATCCGGTCGCGGCGCCGCATGGCTACGAGCTTTACTATCTCAACGTGATGGCCGGGCCGAAACGCGTATGGAAATTCGCCAACGACCCGGCGCATGAGTGGATGCTGAGCCGCCCGGCCTCCTGA